Genomic window (bacterium):
GTTCGGCAGGTCGCTGACCGGCAGCTGCCGGTAGCCCAGGACGCCGGCCCCCAGGATGGCCAGCATGACCAGCGTCGTCATGACCGGCCTGCGGATGAAGAGGCTCATCGCGCCCCCCCCGACGCGGCTTTCGGCGCGGCCTTCGCCGTCTTGACCTCCACGGTCGCGCCGGGCGCCAAGCGCATCTGCCCGTCGATCACGACCGCCTCGCCGTCGCGCAGATCGCCCGCGACCACGGCCAGCCCGTCGATGGTGCGGTCCACGACGACGGCGCGCTTCTCGACCTTGAGGTCGTCGCCCACCACGAAGACGAACAGGCCGTCGCGCCCGGTCACCACGGCGGCGGCGGGCACCGTCAGCGCGTCGGCCTCGACCGCGAGCACCAGGTCCACGTCCACGAACTGCCCCGGCCAGAGCGCGCCGTCCCCGTTCGGGAATTCCGCCTTCAGCGTCACGGTGCCGGTGCCGGCCCCGACGGCGTTGTCCACGAAGACCAGGCGGCCGAGGAGCGCCTCGCCCTTGCCGTCGCGCGACGGGCGGGCGTGGACCGCGAGCGCGCCGCCCGCCGTGTGCTTGCGCACCTGCGGCAGCCGGTCCGCGGGCACCGCGAAGCTCACCCGGATCGGGTTCAGCTGGTTGACCACGACGAGCGGGCTGCCGTTCGGCGCCACCACGTTGCCCTTCGTCACCAGGATGCTCCCGGTGCGGCCGGCCACGGGCGACGACACGGTGGCGTAGGCGAGGTTCAGCTTCGCCTGCTCCACCGCCGCCCGGTCGGCCTGCACGGCGGCCCGGAAGACGTCCGCCTGGGTGCGGGCCGCGTCGGCCTGCTCGCGCGTGACGTAGTCCTTGGCCGCCAGCTTCGCGTAGCGGGCGGACTGGGCGTCGGCGTTGGCGGCCTGCGCCTCGTCGCGCGCGAGCTGGGCCTGCGCCGCCGCGAGCGCCGCCTGCATCGACCGCGGGTCGATCTGGAACAGGGTCTGCCCCGCCTTGACGTCGTCGCCCTCGGCGAACGCCACGCGCGTGATCACGCCGCCCACCTGCGGGCGGACCGCCACGGACTCGATCGGCTCGACCGTGCCCACCGCGTTCAGCAGCAGCGGCGCGGGCTGCACCTTCACGGCGCCGGTCACCACCGGCACCGGCGGCGAGGGTTTCGCGGCGGGTTTGGCGCCCGTGCCCGCCAGGGCGAGGACGACGGCCAACGCGCTGGCGAGCAGCGTCGGGACGGATGCGTGGTGCCGGGTCGTCGCCGTCATCGGGCCACCTCGGGGTGCAGGTTGTCGGGTGCCAGGGGGTTCGCGCCGTGCAGTCCCAGGACGCCCGCGTCACGGGCGAGCTGCGCCAGGGAGGTGAACCAGCCGAGCCG
Coding sequences:
- a CDS encoding efflux RND transporter periplasmic adaptor subunit, which produces MTATTRHHASVPTLLASALAVVLALAGTGAKPAAKPSPPVPVVTGAVKVQPAPLLLNAVGTVEPIESVAVRPQVGGVITRVAFAEGDDVKAGQTLFQIDPRSMQAALAAAQAQLARDEAQAANADAQSARYAKLAAKDYVTREQADAARTQADVFRAAVQADRAAVEQAKLNLAYATVSSPVAGRTGSILVTKGNVVAPNGSPLVVVNQLNPIRVSFAVPADRLPQVRKHTAGGALAVHARPSRDGKGEALLGRLVFVDNAVGAGTGTVTLKAEFPNGDGALWPGQFVDVDLVLAVEADALTVPAAAVVTGRDGLFVFVVGDDLKVEKRAVVVDRTIDGLAVVAGDLRDGEAVVIDGQMRLAPGATVEVKTAKAAPKAASGGAR